DNA from Chiloscyllium plagiosum isolate BGI_BamShark_2017 chromosome 35, ASM401019v2, whole genome shotgun sequence:
ccacaatccaaaagacgtgcaggctagatgaattggctatgttaaattacccatagtgttaggtgcattagtcaaagggaaatgggtctaggtggcttactcttccgagggttggtgtggacttgttgatccctaatggcctgtttccacactgtagggaatctaatcttcgtTGAGGTGTCTAAATTCTCTCTTTCATGTTTAATTCTCCTGTCATTACTTTTTAAAGCTTTTCTGAATTCATCCATTTTGCTGTCTGGCTTTAATAATATTCCAGGTCTTTCCATGAGCTCACTCTATTTGACTTCGTCCTTCTCAGTGATTTCTTTCACAGTCTCACATCTGCTTGTTTTCCATTTGAGTCATTCTTAACTCTTTCAATGTAAacgtttcctttttttaaaaaatttaacccccacactatcacttaagtgcggtagtgcttattttttcctcagcacccatagtgtgtgtgtatacgtgtgagacacagtgaaagacacaaagtgcacgaatctttattcaatttccaccaccaggaagataggaaaacacccgagtggccagtgacaagcaatgcccttcacatcgaagggcaatgctgtgtgatcaaaacagtgaaggggagggtagggactaaatcaaaatagagttggagggggaaataatgcactccactccccggggcgcccacctctccctgaacagctccagggtgttggtggacaccgcaaaATGTTTCCTGTTATCTGTTAATTTGATGTCAACTTTCatcaaaacagaacttatttagaTTATTAGGATCTGGAAGTAGAATGTAAACTCTCAGCTCTGTGAATATTTAACTGTTTGCTTCAATAACataataagaaataggaacgggAGAAGGCTGTTCAGTCCcgcgagcctgctctgccattcaaaagatCAATAAAATGCAACATCGAACACATCTCCACAAGTTTGAAATTTAAAGAGTATCTGGTTACAGATAAGAATTTAAAAAGTTACAGTTTAAATTCTTAAGAATCATGGAGGTGTTGACCTGGAACCACTATTGTTTACTTGGAGACTGATATTCTCAGATGTAGTGAAATCAGTTCTGAATAAATAGTTGTTTTCTGGCTTATTGTTTCACTGAACACTATTTTCAAGATGAGGAAGAAAGAGGGAGGTagacttcctgtttttgctattgAAAATCGATTATCGATTATTCTTTCTGTCTGCTACTGTGCTAAGCAGCTACTAAAATATAGTAGATTTCTGTACTCCCAATTCTGGCTACTTTGTTTTTCTAAGCTGGATATTTACAGCTAACCTTTCAATTCCAATATATGTGCAACTTTTCATAAAATTGTAAACTGAAAAGATGAGTTTCTTGAAGCCTAATTCTATCAATTTGTTTTGATGTCTCCAGTGGTTTTCTGAATTTACTTAACTTTGTGGGAAGATGATTGGTTTAGCTAATTTAGGTTAGTGATgtctttttaaaactattttaggCTCtgaaaatctcagatttaaaatcaagTGATACAAGTTGACACTTCGTAGCCCATATTTACCATTCACATGACACTGCTTATATTAATAAAAGCATCTTCTAGTACAGACTGCTGATTATTTAATTTCACACATTTATTTCTTACTAACAGTTGTCACAATTACTGACATTTAAACCCTGAATTGGATAAAGAATTATTTGCTAGAATCAGTTCTCTTTATATTGCTAAATTTTTATTGTAGTTTTAGcaacaaacaaaatcaaagctGCAACAGTCACTTCTTACAAAGATAGCCTCAAGCTAAAATAGCCTAAAATCCAACAAAAAGACTGTGTAAAACTCAAAAATCAAACATAAGCATTGTTTTTCAAAAGTGATATTACTTAAACTACTCTTGATTGCACTACATTAATTTGATTGAAATCTCACTAGGCTCCAGCAGATGCTTGCAGGCATTTGGAGgcaggaacaattacaacatttaaaacgcatccaGATGGGCATAAGAATAGAAcggcttaatgggccaaatgctggcaaatgggattaggtcagattgcgATGtctggatgaattggaccgaagggtctggtttccatgctgaatgactctattccttgagtatttcatcacacaatTTGGAACCAGACCTATTTTACTGACATAAAATGTTAAATGCTTTCCTGTGGTAAGACTACAATGAATTATAGAATTTAATGCTGCAACCCAGTGCAGCGATTcgtaatatttttatttatttctaaacAGGTGAAATCTGTTATGTAACAGGATTATTTAAGGTGAAATCCTGTTGTAATGAGGGAATAACATTCTGTTATCATGGGAATTATTTTCACAACACAGCATTGTTTTCCTATTGttttattcaataaaaataagTTATTTACTTGAATGCTAAAATAAGTAGGGCTAAATTTTGACAGCTAAATATGTACTTTTGTTATTATGCATATATTTCTTCATGGGCAAACTGAATGTGTTTGTCAAGTTTTAGTTCTGATATGTAACACTGGCAATGATATAGACACAATGTCTGACAGTACATCTTCATTTGAGACCAAGCTCTCTGACAGCAACACATCTGGCAAGAGAAGAGTATGGTAATAGAGAAATAAGCCTATGTTTGTAATGATGTTAGCTTCCTGCAGAGGGGGTATTTTCATGCAGGTTTTGTAGGGCTAGATCAGTCCATTTCATATCTTGTTCATTAATAGATTCAGTCGTTCCTCCATTATCCTGTTCAGGTTCTGGAAGTTCACTCTACAAAGACAAAGAAAGAGTGGAATTGTTAAGACTGCTGTCTTAGTTCATGAAACTAACTCCTGGGTTCCAGGGATTGTCCTATGGGGAAAGATTAAATACACTGGGCCTATGATCgtttgagttttgaagaatgaaaggtgatctcattcaaacatacAAATTTTTTACAATGATCAATAGGGCAGGTGGTGGAAGGATATTTTCCTGGCTGTGGTGCCTACAGGCAGGTACACAATCTCAAAAATATGAGgcagaccatttagaactgagaagaaAAGCATGGTCTTCACTGAGAAAATTGTGAATATCTGAAATTCTCTGCCCCCGAGggctgtggagggtcagtcattgAGTATTTCAAAATTGAGACTGATAGATTACTACACattaaacaaaaagagaaatataggaataatggaggaaaaaaaagtgGTCTGAAATAGGgcaccagccatgatctcactgaatggtacaGCTGGCATGTAGGGCTAAATTacctatggggagaatgtgaggactgcagatgctgaagatcagagtcgagagtatggtgctggaaaagcacagcaggtcaggcagcatccgaggtgcaggaaaatcgatgtttcaggcaaaagccctttgtcaggaatttcTTCTGTTATGCCTCGACAGATTTTCTATGGCAACGGGCCACTTCATGCTTTAATTACCCAGGGGATACTAACAAGTAGAGCTTGCTTACTTCAACTCCTAATGGTGTAGTATGTGACATTTCAACAAACAACTTCCtctaaacagaatttatttacagaaaaaAAGGATGTTAACACCATAAAAAATTCCAGCACGCTCTAGATGTTTAGTGCATATGGAGCAATTTAATGACTCTCACAAATTTCCCAATGACCTTCACATGAATGAACGTGGTgacacacatttttaaaaaatagatagAAACACAGCAATACCAAATAATAAACAACAATTTAAGA
Protein-coding regions in this window:
- the anapc13 gene encoding anaphase-promoting complex subunit 13, yielding MDSEVQRDGRILDLIDDAWREDKLPYEDVEIPLSELPEPEQDNGGTTESINEQDMKWTDLALQNLHENTPSAGS